tataattgttttacaaataaatatattaattatatgaatgattatggtggaatcctgagtcctagtgtctcttgatcctgtgacaattttgtatatatttttgtttttaaatctattcaagtccgagcaacgaatccgtatttaccgcaatcttaatactacaacacatacagaggagaagtgtcttggtttatcacatctgtaacaaataatgtttgatctatccttattttctttcccttggttttgatcattctgacttgttattctatcttgtgagttaaaccttcctccccttcctcagcatctgtttactctaccacctcttccacgaccccttcctcttgtcgcaaagttttgttggtaagagtttgtgtacaagagttttccttgagtttctccattgttttcttcatcaaggattctctcttcatatgctttcaatcttccaatgatatcttcatagctagttttctttaaatctaagacttgttcgagagaagctatgatatgaatatacttggatcttggtaaactattgagaaacttctttatcaGTTTATCTTCattaatggattgtccaagtgacgcagcttttgaggctatctctgatagctttcctgcaaagctatcaatagtatcagtgtctttcatcttcactctttcaaattcagacattaaggtttgcagacgggcttctttaactcgatcagctccgagattacgttcctttattgcatcccaaattttctttgaagtttcctgttcaccaacttgtagaacaagacattctggtattgcttgaaagagtaatccaatggcaacattgtttttgtctgggtccaatgtaccaggatcaattgtttcccaaactttgtagattttcatcagtaccttcattctcatggcccatactgtgtagtttgtggcgttgaggattggaacttgtattgatggtggcgtgaattgttttgcacccacaatggtggtttcgttttccatggctcagaaacacgctctgataccaattaatggcaactgcaagatgaaacttagcttatataaagacaactctctttattgatgtttagaaaatctctcaaaactaaacacaagctctaatcttgttcatatgatcaaccacaactttggtgatcatatatatatagaactatgaattccttttcctagtcctattaccttattacatgtctttccttttcttagaactagatgacttctaattcccttaggattacatcaatttcctaatcttttcctaaccagcttgttagtgacttctatgttgaagttaatccaacaagtTTTAGTGCTCTATGATGGTGTTAATTTAATGGTTTTGTTTGTGGTTTAATTTTAGTTCATGCAAAGTTTGGTGGTTGTAATCAGTGTTTCATCTAACTATCTAAGTACTGATAAAATGACATTAATGGATAAGATATTGAGGCAAGTACTCATTATTTACGCATAGGTCGTGGTCTTTGGTGCGCTCACCTTTGGACTCCAACGTACTTGAAGGTCCTAGCTTAGCTAACTACTGAACTTGGCCATGGTTATTTATTTTCAATACTTGTGGTTGGAGGAGTGAGATATATAGGAGGAGTTCTAGCTTGTTTGACATTGATCGGGTAAAATGAGAATCATCTTGTTGGGTCCAAAAAATATGGATGTTACTGAAGGAAGATAATTCGAGTGATTTGACCCCAATGGATTCAACTTGTTAGGTCCAAAATAATATGCATGCCACTTGTCAGTCATCGAGCTGTGAAGCATCAAAGTGATATAACACCAAAAGAGAAGATTGGATTAGAGATTGGGattgttaccaaaaaaaaaaaaaaaggatttgagATTGGGACAATGTGTTCGTTCACCCAGCAAGCACCAGAAATTACACAATAGGAAAGCACACAATTGTGGTGGACGTAAAGAAATACTTGTTTATGAGAGAGTTGTTTTTGTGGATGGAAAATTTAAACATCCACAGGTTCTTTTCCTCTTAGTCTCTCACTACCCTACGTGTATGCCAATGCCATCAGTCACCAATGACGAGCAACACACTACTGAATAATACTCCTCTATTAGTGAAGTGAGAGATTAGCACCCTACTTTCTTACCTAAAAACATTCATCCAAATTTTTGTAATCTCAATTATATGTTTAATTGCATTACTCTTATCGTTTCCCATATTAGTAATTAGTACGTGCGGCACAAGTATAGAACATAAAAAGTTCGAGTATCATTAAGTATCAGCAAAGCGTTGATACTTATTCGCTTTCACTAATCTTAGATTATAGGGATATTTTATCATATTAATAAGTTGTTTAGTGGATGGCTACTTTCTTAATTCTTTTGGAATTTCACCAGAAACATTCAGTGGTAGCATCCCATACTTCTCTAGAATAAATGCTCTAGCCATTCAGGCTTCATCTTGGAAAAAATGTGATTCTAAGCCATCCATGTACGAAGGACATGACTTCATCTTAGATAAATGATTCTAAGCATCCAAGTTGTACCAAACAATCATCGGAGAAAATAGCTGCTTGTTGCTCTAGTAGTATTTCTAAAGTCCTACTAGTAAGTAATTTCAAACGATTTGCATGCATAAGCAAGGCCTAGACTCCACAACTATTTACGGCAACGGTCCTTACTTTGACTTGCAGTTCATTGGAGAAATCTATATTGGATGCTTTGGTGTATGACTGTTTTCATTCATTAGATCAAATAAAATAAACTAAAGCCCTAATTATACTTGACATCGTAATTTCTTTGAGAAACAAAAGCAGAAAGTCTAGTACAAAGAGTTATAACATCAGCCTAGCATTTCATTGTCAATATTAAAACATCCAGAGGTCGAGATTTTTACTTTCTTTGGTTTTTCTGTTTTTGAATAAGCAGAAAAGTAAGAGATATCAAGTATACAGTCAAAATTTAGATAAGCTTTTTCTTCTGGAAAAAATGCTTCAAATGCCACAGTTGTAAAGCCGAAACTCCAATGCAAACACCGAGAGACATGACGCTAAACCAAGCCACCCGTGTGTTTGTTATTTCACTCACTTCCCTCATCTCCGCTTCCCTGTTTGACAATAAAGAGAGGTATTTATCAACAAATGAAAGGCTTCTGCTATAAAATGAAACTTCTACAAAGTGAAGCAGGTACAGTAAACACAGACAAAAACTTACTTGGTTCTAAGATAAAGCAAATTCTCATGGATGGCCTCCACTGCACCTTCCAGTTTTCTTAGTTCAAGTTCAACACCCTAAATATCACATGGACAGAATATTTCAAATTAGATAAAAAATTTCACCACCCCTACCactatacatatatataaaactaCCTAAAAACCATTTATAAACATTACTTACTCAACCAATAATTTGAAGGTAAGGATTAACAAGGGTTCAGATTTTTCAGGTCTAACATAACAAATACGAAAACAAAGGAGATATCACTGAATAGTTTATAGGAAGTAAATCTAAACTTCAAGCAGTTACCTCGATTTTTTCTTTTCGTGCTACTGATTCCCAATCCTTTGCTGCAATACCGATCTTCCAGTCCAGGTTGACACTTACTCCAGCTACTGCTTTATGATGGTCATCCACCCAGAAACATGCCAGATAGTTACCCGCCTCGCTGGTGGTGAATGCAAACTGACCGTTGGTTACATTATCCTTAGAATGGAGTGTGTTCCCATATGGTGAGGTAAcctaaaaaaagtaaaaaaagaatGCTCAAGTTAATTCATTTGCGAACATGGCATGATGTTTGCAAGTTCCATGTTATAAGTCGATATATCCTAACAAAAAAGATATATGCTAAATGTGGACTATCTTAATATAGTAGCACTCACAAAGAAGATACTCAAATGCTGCAAACTTCCTACACAGTATGACaccataaccttttttttttttttgggttgtttaatACAGAAACAACTTTACCTAGCTTTTGCAAcaataattttaatttttatcAACGGCAAGAAATGCAACTATAGCATACATCACCTCATGTGACGAGCACTGGCAAGAACATGCCCTGCAGCTTATTTAGGCATAAACAGTGATTAATCAATTACATCTAGCTAAAACAACAAAATGCAAACCAAAGTTTCTGGTTATCTTGTACAGTAACATATGTGGAAGTCAAGCCTGGAACCATAACTAAGTAGCATCTCTATAGCTGTATCCCTGATCCACCATTGTAATGTCAAAGTTTTTGACCAGGTTCTCCCACGGATTATGCAAACTATTAGGAACAGCATTAACATGATAATATCAAGGAACCATCTTTTGGGTCAACAGTAAATCCTGTTACTCATATCCCAATAAATCAAAACCTAAGATATTACTCACAGAGAAATAGTCTTTGACTTTTACATTAAACTAGAAACGTGCTTCAAACTAATTACTGAGGAGATATATTGCTCGTAGAATTACTTCCTTTCATATGGTCCGTCTTAACTTTCAAGCACCAGTTTCATTTTGAAATGATCAACAACCATATGGATATTTCGTTAAATTTTTTTGATATGGGCCAAATTGCTAACCTGGGTTTGTCTTCGTATGTCATAAGCTATTTAATTGTCCTATTAATCTATTAtagaaaaattttaaaaattttgtCTTTGTACCGCAAAAAAATTGCATTATAGGGATGAAATTATGGAATAAATATGTGCTTCTAAGAACTGGAAAGTTTTAAATTATGAACCTCGTTTAGATCAATTATCCTAGCCACACAATCATATACACAGGTAAAAGATTCCCAATGCACTCACACAATACCAAGGCTCATTCCAAATAACCAATTGTGAGTATGTATGTCATTGGGGACCAAATCGCATATTTATAAGTTATCCACATGCAAGCTGCCCCTACATTACCAACTACTATGACAATTATAACAAGCAAGAAACAATCTATCACTGGATAAAATTGGACTTGGTGATTAAGTATTAAAGGAGACTTCTTCGTGAGTGCCAGTGAGAAACTACAAATGTCTAGGCAAAGAGGAGTGAAAGAAAATCATCAACGGCCACCTAAATCACCTACAAACTTCTTCTTAATATTCCTAGGATAAAAACTAGAGTGTTACCTAGTCCTCTCCCCACAGAAGTATACCGAAATTCAGACACAAATAATTCATATGACTAAATTGCACTCCCATGATATCTGCCGTGAAGTACTAGAATATATTCACCACAATCGCAGCACAaaccataacaaaaataaaatcaaaaatgcatttcaCTGCTCAGAAGTATTATCCCCTGAGCTCATCGCACCTGAGACATTTCTAAAGGTCACACCTTTCATAAAACTTAACACAAAGAAAGACATCTAACCATGTTCCCATCCTCAAACAAAAGGTATCTCAATTGTACAATAATCAATCCCAATTTAAGCATAATAAATCAAACAAACCAGTCCGTGTTCCAGATAAACACATAATCTGAAATAACCCTATCCTAACATCTACCAACACCCAATCTCCCTAAATCTACCAAAACAGCTCATAAATCTATTTATCACCTGTAACAGACaataaattaggtaactttaaaATCGTACCACAAAAATTAACCCTAAACCCTAACCAAAAAAGACAAATCAAAGATAACAATAAATTCAAA
This DNA window, taken from Papaver somniferum cultivar HN1 chromosome 3, ASM357369v1, whole genome shotgun sequence, encodes the following:
- the LOC113356212 gene encoding transmembrane emp24 domain-containing protein p24delta3-like, which gives rise to MEDKTILFFLLCCLSILQLGQGIWLNLPASGTKCVSEEIQTNVVVLADYTVISEDHQNMQTISTKVTSPYGNTLHSKDNVTNGQFAFTTSEAGNYLACFWVDDHHKAVAGVSVNLDWKIGIAAKDWESVARKEKIEGVELELRKLEGAVEAIHENLLYLRTKEAEMREVSEITNTRVAWFSVMSLGVCIGVSALQLWHLKHFFQKKKLI